One region of Marivirga arenosa genomic DNA includes:
- the truA gene encoding tRNA pseudouridine(38-40) synthase TruA has protein sequence MASRYKFFYLIEIQYLGFRYHGWQFQKEVKTLQGMLERTFKFLFEQQTFKILASGRTDAMVSAESSYFELFTNHELELDSFIQELDYNLPPDIKVKNISVVDAKFNVIQDVELKTYHYYFASVQEKYPFASPLMNCIQAPLDIEAMISAASIYKGLHDFKFFMTGDAENKNTERYIEDSKIEPNQELTASFFPEDSFVFSVTGKGFMRYQVRYMMGALIKIGMGEISIKDLENTLKGKEAAFEKFNAAASGLMVKNVKFK, from the coding sequence ATGGCTTCACGGTATAAGTTTTTTTACTTAATTGAAATTCAATATTTAGGATTTAGATATCATGGCTGGCAATTTCAAAAGGAAGTGAAAACGCTTCAAGGAATGCTAGAAAGGACTTTTAAATTTCTCTTCGAACAGCAGACATTTAAAATATTAGCATCTGGTAGGACTGACGCTATGGTATCTGCTGAAAGTTCTTATTTTGAGCTTTTTACAAATCATGAGCTTGAGCTCGATAGTTTTATTCAAGAGCTTGATTATAACTTACCCCCTGATATTAAAGTGAAAAATATATCAGTTGTTGACGCTAAATTCAATGTTATTCAAGATGTTGAACTCAAAACCTATCATTATTATTTTGCTTCAGTTCAAGAAAAATATCCGTTTGCCTCGCCATTAATGAATTGTATTCAAGCACCTTTAGATATTGAGGCCATGATAAGTGCAGCCAGCATATATAAAGGCTTACATGATTTCAAATTTTTTATGACAGGAGATGCTGAAAATAAAAATACAGAGCGATACATTGAGGATAGTAAGATAGAGCCTAATCAAGAATTAACTGCTAGTTTTTTTCCAGAGGACAGTTTCGTTTTTTCTGTTACCGGAAAAGGGTTTATGCGTTATCAAGTTCGATATATGATGGGCGCCTTAATTAAAATTGGGATGGGGGAGATTTCTATAAAAGATTTAGAAAATACCTTAAAAGGAAAAGAAGCTGCTTTTGAAAAATTCAATGCTGCAGCTTCAGGTTTAATGGTGAAAAATGTAAAGTTTAAATAA
- a CDS encoding DUF2141 domain-containing protein, which produces MIINSFIPLLFALVSFNLDTQTQLEIEIGEFRNEKGHILLSVFDNAEDYPRNAKNAVLNKKVKVNQKFHTISINDLPEGEYAIVFLHDENGNEEMDTNFVGAPEEGYGASNDAVNMFSAPKYEEAKFTLGTEPLKIKMKIFY; this is translated from the coding sequence ATGATTATTAATTCATTTATCCCATTATTATTTGCATTAGTATCCTTCAATTTAGATACACAAACCCAATTAGAGATTGAAATAGGTGAGTTTAGAAATGAAAAAGGCCATATATTATTATCGGTTTTTGATAATGCTGAGGACTATCCAAGGAACGCAAAAAATGCAGTACTCAATAAGAAAGTAAAAGTAAATCAAAAGTTTCATACGATCTCCATTAATGATCTTCCAGAAGGTGAATATGCCATTGTTTTTTTACATGATGAAAATGGAAATGAAGAAATGGATACTAATTTTGTAGGTGCTCCTGAAGAAGGATATGGTGCTAGTAATGATGCTGTGAATATGTTCAGTGCACCAAAATATGAAGAAGCAAAATTCACTTTGGGGACAGAACCTCTTAAAATCAAAATGAAAATATTTTATTAG
- a CDS encoding alanine/glycine:cation symporter family protein translates to MQEVNNFLILIDSFIGSATWFPYALLGTGLFFTFYLKFPQIRFFKHAVKIVSGKFDRKDLPGDTSHFQALATALSGTVGTGNIAGVAFAIHLGGPAALFWMLVTAAIGMCTKFVEVSLSHKYRTKLDDGTMAGGPMYYMKNANFTFNGKKVNLKWLAAIFAFATVLSSFGTGSLPQINSISSTLLATFGIDQVLTGAVLAVLLGLVIIGGIKRIAAVTSKLVPGMAIIYFIGAFAVILFNYENIIPSFIAIFGDVFTGSAATGGFIGANIAYAFNRGVNRGLFSNEAGQGSAPIAHASAKANEPLSEGMVAILEPFIDTIIICTVTGLVLLSSGAWNEKHVNQFEYAEIEILEKEYVESNEGHKNKIYMHINDVEKLPTYTGELKVVDGKIQNDDFTFIHSRSFADNITVYKDEDLLTDEVFTGSVAVTNGKISDDRPIKFIGESLVHSAPLTALAFKRGFFGDFGQYIVSIGLLLFAFSTAISWSYYGDRAMTYLFGPKSVIYYRIVYVVAFFFAAFQDTTIIWTLSAITIALMTLPNLVGILWLRKDMKRTISEYGDFFEENFPGEDHPKFK, encoded by the coding sequence ATGCAAGAAGTAAATAATTTTCTGATTTTAATTGATAGCTTTATTGGTAGTGCAACTTGGTTTCCATACGCGCTATTAGGAACGGGTTTATTTTTCACGTTTTATCTTAAATTTCCTCAAATACGATTTTTTAAGCACGCTGTAAAAATTGTATCTGGTAAATTTGACCGTAAAGATTTACCTGGAGATACCTCTCACTTTCAAGCTTTAGCTACAGCATTATCAGGTACAGTAGGAACTGGTAATATTGCCGGTGTTGCATTTGCAATTCACTTAGGTGGACCCGCTGCATTATTCTGGATGCTTGTAACCGCTGCAATCGGTATGTGTACAAAATTTGTTGAAGTTTCACTTTCTCATAAATATAGAACAAAACTAGATGATGGTACAATGGCAGGTGGTCCGATGTACTACATGAAGAATGCAAACTTCACATTCAATGGTAAAAAAGTAAACTTAAAATGGTTAGCTGCAATCTTTGCATTTGCAACTGTTTTATCTTCCTTTGGAACAGGTAGTTTACCTCAAATCAATAGTATTTCTAGCACATTATTGGCTACTTTCGGAATCGACCAAGTTTTAACAGGAGCCGTATTAGCAGTACTTTTAGGTTTGGTGATTATTGGAGGTATTAAAAGAATTGCAGCTGTAACTTCTAAGCTTGTACCAGGAATGGCAATTATCTATTTCATTGGTGCATTTGCAGTTATTCTATTTAATTATGAAAATATTATTCCTTCATTCATCGCTATTTTCGGAGATGTATTCACTGGGTCTGCAGCTACTGGCGGTTTTATTGGAGCTAATATAGCATACGCATTTAACAGAGGAGTAAACAGAGGATTATTCTCAAATGAGGCTGGACAAGGTTCTGCCCCAATTGCGCACGCATCTGCAAAAGCAAATGAACCTTTATCCGAAGGTATGGTGGCAATTTTAGAGCCTTTTATCGATACTATCATTATCTGTACAGTAACTGGATTAGTTTTATTATCATCTGGTGCGTGGAATGAAAAGCATGTGAATCAATTTGAATATGCTGAAATTGAAATTCTTGAAAAAGAATATGTTGAGTCAAATGAGGGGCATAAAAATAAAATCTACATGCACATTAATGATGTAGAGAAGCTTCCTACTTATACAGGTGAGTTAAAGGTAGTAGACGGAAAAATTCAAAATGATGACTTTACTTTCATTCATAGTAGAAGTTTTGCCGATAACATTACAGTTTATAAAGATGAAGATTTATTAACCGATGAAGTGTTTACAGGATCTGTAGCCGTTACAAACGGAAAGATTTCTGATGATCGACCAATTAAGTTTATTGGTGAATCTTTGGTACATAGTGCGCCATTAACAGCTTTGGCATTTAAAAGAGGATTTTTTGGTGACTTTGGTCAATATATAGTTTCAATTGGTTTGTTATTATTCGCATTTAGTACAGCGATTAGCTGGTCATATTATGGCGACAGAGCAATGACATATCTATTTGGGCCTAAATCGGTTATTTATTATAGAATTGTATATGTTGTTGCCTTTTTCTTTGCAGCATTTCAAGATACTACTATTATCTGGACATTATCTGCGATTACCATTGCTTTAATGACACTTCCTAACTTAGTTGGTATTTTATGGTTAAGGAAGGATATGAAGCGAACCATTTCTGAATATGGTGATTTCTTTGAAGAAAATTTCCCTGGTGAAGATCACCCTAAATTCAAATAG
- a CDS encoding fructosamine kinase family protein: MIPNSIRAFISDFHQASVNNFITVGGGSINEAYKYSLNDTSYFLKFNNQIEGIIEKEVEALNAIDNLNCIATPQIICFKKLNGYEILILEFINSGIKSHQSWENFGRQLANMHKEPAPFYGWEENNFIGALEQSNKPQDNFRDFFIHQRLSPQLGLAKKKNLLSRNELKLFDKLFLNLPSILPDTKPSLVHGDLWSGNFIIGENDRPYLIDPAVHYSFREIDLAFTHLFGGFDSTFYDSYQNQYRLEPNFNERIDLYNLYPLLVHLNLFGTGYYHSVISSLKKYV, encoded by the coding sequence ATGATTCCTAATTCTATAAGAGCTTTTATATCTGATTTTCATCAAGCAAGCGTAAATAATTTTATTACCGTAGGAGGAGGGAGTATCAATGAAGCTTATAAGTACTCATTAAATGATACAAGTTATTTCTTAAAGTTTAATAATCAAATAGAGGGGATAATTGAAAAGGAAGTAGAGGCTTTAAATGCTATAGATAATTTGAATTGTATAGCAACTCCTCAAATCATATGTTTTAAAAAACTGAATGGCTATGAAATATTAATTTTAGAGTTCATCAATTCAGGAATAAAAAGTCATCAGTCTTGGGAAAATTTTGGAAGGCAATTAGCTAATATGCATAAGGAGCCAGCACCATTTTATGGGTGGGAAGAAAATAACTTTATTGGAGCTTTAGAACAATCAAATAAGCCGCAAGATAATTTTCGTGATTTTTTTATACACCAAAGACTTTCTCCACAATTAGGGTTAGCAAAAAAGAAGAATCTACTGAGTAGGAATGAACTTAAATTGTTTGACAAACTATTTTTAAACTTACCTTCAATTTTACCAGATACTAAACCCTCCTTAGTACATGGCGATTTATGGAGTGGTAATTTCATAATAGGAGAAAATGATAGACCTTATTTAATAGATCCTGCGGTTCATTACAGTTTTCGAGAAATTGATTTGGCATTCACTCATTTATTTGGGGGGTTTGATAGCACGTTTTATGATAGTTATCAAAATCAATATCGGTTAGAGCCAAATTTTAATGAAAGAATAGATTTATATAACTTATATCCCTTATTAGTCCATTTGAATTTATTTGGTACTGGGTATTACCATTCCGTGATAAGTAGTTTGAAAAAATATGTATGA
- a CDS encoding dihydrofolate reductase, which yields MIISMIVARAINNAIGKDNDMIWHLPDDLKYFKDKTRNHHILMGRKNFDSLGEKFQPLPNRINIVITRNKEWERDGTIVFHNIEEGIQYAKENKEEELFIIGGGQIYEQGLQFADRLYITEVNAKFPDADAFFPDFDKSNWKEVSSEHHPTDEKHQFDFTYKVYERA from the coding sequence ATGATAATATCAATGATAGTCGCAAGAGCCATTAATAATGCAATAGGAAAGGATAATGACATGATATGGCACCTTCCAGATGATCTCAAATACTTTAAAGATAAAACACGTAACCACCACATTTTGATGGGTCGGAAAAATTTCGATTCATTAGGCGAGAAGTTCCAGCCATTACCCAACAGAATAAATATAGTCATTACCAGAAATAAAGAATGGGAACGTGACGGCACCATTGTATTTCACAATATTGAAGAAGGAATACAATACGCAAAAGAAAATAAGGAAGAAGAATTATTCATAATCGGAGGTGGCCAAATTTACGAGCAAGGCTTACAATTTGCTGACAGGCTTTACATAACTGAAGTAAATGCAAAATTTCCTGATGCAGATGCTTTTTTTCCGGATTTTGACAAATCAAATTGGAAAGAAGTAAGTAGTGAGCATCACCCAACAGATGAGAAACATCAATTTGACTTTACATATAAAGTATATGAGAGAGCATAA